From a region of the Emcibacter sp. SYSU 3D8 genome:
- the guaB gene encoding IMP dehydrogenase — MDIREALTFDDVLLVPRESAVMPGQVDTRTRLTQSIELGIPLLSAAMDTVTESRLAIAMAQAGGMGILHRNMTAAQQAEEVRQVKKFESGMVVNPVTIQPHEPLSRALELMKYHRISGIPVVEKGGKLVGILTNRDVRFATNQAQPVSDLMTQQVITVKDNVDTQDAQKLLHQHRIEKLLVVDDAYRCIGLITVKDIEKAQLHPNASKDAKGRLRVGAAVTVGNEGLERAAALIDAQVDVIVVDTAHGHSSRVIDTVARLKKAGGVEVIAGNIATADAARALMDAGADAVKVGIGPGSICTTRIVAGIGVPQLTAVMDVVSVTAKAGIPVIADGGIKTSGDVAKAIAAGANCVMVGSLLAGTEEAPGEVFLYQGRSYKAYRGMGSVGAMARGSADRYFQEEVKDTMKLVPEGVEGQVPFKGPTGSVVHQLVGGLRAAMGYTGAATVPDLQERAQFVRITNAGLRESHVHDVVITRESPNYPGS, encoded by the coding sequence ATGGACATTCGCGAGGCACTGACTTTCGACGACGTCCTTCTTGTGCCTCGCGAGTCTGCCGTCATGCCCGGTCAGGTTGACACCCGTACCCGTCTTACCCAATCCATCGAACTCGGCATTCCGCTGCTTTCCGCGGCCATGGATACCGTGACCGAAAGCCGGCTGGCCATCGCCATGGCTCAGGCGGGCGGCATGGGCATCCTTCACCGCAACATGACCGCGGCCCAACAGGCCGAGGAAGTCAGGCAGGTGAAGAAGTTCGAATCCGGCATGGTCGTCAATCCGGTGACCATCCAGCCCCATGAGCCGCTGTCGCGCGCGCTGGAGTTGATGAAATATCACCGCATCTCGGGCATTCCCGTGGTCGAGAAGGGCGGCAAGCTGGTCGGCATCCTGACCAACCGCGACGTGCGCTTCGCCACCAACCAGGCGCAGCCGGTCAGCGACCTGATGACCCAGCAGGTCATCACCGTGAAGGACAATGTGGACACCCAGGATGCACAGAAGCTGCTGCATCAGCACCGCATCGAAAAGCTCCTGGTGGTCGACGACGCCTATCGCTGCATCGGCCTGATCACCGTCAAGGACATCGAAAAGGCCCAGCTTCACCCCAACGCGTCCAAGGACGCCAAGGGTCGGCTGCGCGTGGGTGCGGCCGTGACCGTCGGCAATGAAGGCCTCGAACGCGCCGCGGCGCTGATCGACGCCCAGGTCGACGTGATCGTGGTCGACACGGCCCACGGCCATTCCAGCCGGGTCATCGACACCGTCGCGCGGCTGAAAAAGGCAGGCGGCGTCGAGGTGATCGCCGGCAATATCGCCACTGCCGATGCCGCCAGGGCGCTGATGGATGCGGGCGCCGACGCGGTCAAGGTCGGTATCGGCCCGGGCTCGATCTGCACCACCCGCATCGTCGCCGGCATTGGCGTGCCGCAATTGACGGCGGTGATGGATGTGGTCAGCGTGACCGCCAAGGCCGGGATCCCGGTGATCGCCGACGGCGGCATCAAGACATCGGGCGACGTGGCGAAGGCCATCGCCGCCGGCGCAAACTGCGTCATGGTCGGCTCGCTGCTGGCCGGCACTGAAGAGGCGCCCGGCGAGGTCTTCCTGTATCAGGGCCGCTCGTACAAGGCGTATCGCGGCATGGGGTCGGTGGGCGCCATGGCGCGCGGCTCGGCCGATCGCTACTTCCAGGAAGAAGTGAAGGACACGATGAAGCTCGTCCCGGAAGGTGTTGAAGGACAAGTGCCTTTCAAGGGTCCGACCGGCAGCGTGGTGCATCAGCTTGTAGGCGGCCTGCGCGCCGCCATGGGCTATACGGGCGCCGCTACCGTACCCGACCTGCAGGAGCGGGCGCAGTTCGTGCGCATCACCAATGCGGGCCTGCGCGAAAGCCACGTCCACGACGTGGTGATTACCCGCGAATCCCCCAATTACCCGGGTTCCTGA
- a CDS encoding RsmB/NOP family class I SAM-dependent RNA methyltransferase, protein MREGARIQAAIDLVAAVDNSTREGGAAADSILRDYFRQRRYAGSKDRRAVGDLLYAVLRRRGELNWRLPGEATPARMAVLLQVILDGADLDGLNARFEGDSHAPAPITAEEAAALHEAAGADISAAPVWASHNFPAWMTASLERRFGGRLVEELAALEGRAPLDLRVNLLRGTVDDALKLLPDASRSTRLTTSLRLETAMDISRHISYLGGFIEIQDEGSQIASLLTGAARGMQVLDLCAGGGGKTLAIAALMGNSGQIYAYDTDRRRLDRLRPRAKRADARTIQYVESQAKLPPGMDRVVLDVPCSGTGTWRRNPELRWRLTPERLTELTRLQDTLLDRGAGLVKPGGQLVYMTCSLLPEEGEDRIAAFLERHPDFAPAAYSACWPATEGGPPASLSASPDYLVLSPATHDTDGFFVAVLQRSP, encoded by the coding sequence ATGAGGGAAGGCGCCCGCATCCAGGCCGCGATCGACCTGGTTGCGGCGGTCGACAACTCCACCCGTGAGGGCGGCGCGGCCGCCGATTCCATCCTGCGCGACTATTTCCGCCAGCGCCGCTATGCCGGCTCCAAGGACCGCCGCGCGGTCGGCGACCTGCTCTATGCCGTGCTGCGCCGGCGCGGCGAACTGAACTGGCGGCTGCCCGGAGAAGCCACCCCGGCCCGCATGGCCGTCCTGCTGCAGGTCATTCTGGATGGCGCGGACCTGGACGGACTCAATGCCCGCTTCGAGGGCGACAGTCACGCGCCAGCGCCTATCACCGCCGAGGAAGCCGCGGCGCTGCACGAGGCGGCAGGGGCGGACATCTCCGCCGCGCCCGTCTGGGCCTCGCACAACTTCCCGGCCTGGATGACAGCGTCGCTCGAGCGCCGCTTTGGCGGCCGCCTGGTCGAGGAACTGGCCGCGCTGGAGGGCAGGGCGCCGCTGGACCTGAGGGTCAACCTGCTGCGCGGCACCGTCGACGACGCGCTGAAATTGTTGCCGGACGCAAGCCGCAGCACCAGGCTCACGACCAGCTTGAGGCTGGAAACCGCCATGGATATTTCAAGGCATATCAGCTATCTGGGCGGCTTTATTGAAATTCAGGACGAGGGATCGCAGATCGCCTCGCTGCTGACCGGCGCGGCCAGGGGCATGCAGGTACTCGACCTGTGCGCGGGCGGCGGCGGCAAGACCCTGGCCATCGCAGCGCTGATGGGCAATTCGGGCCAGATCTATGCCTATGACACGGATCGCCGGCGGCTCGACAGGCTGCGTCCCCGCGCCAAACGGGCCGATGCGCGAACCATCCAGTATGTGGAAAGCCAGGCGAAGCTGCCGCCCGGCATGGACCGGGTGGTTCTCGACGTACCGTGCAGCGGCACCGGCACCTGGCGGCGCAATCCGGAACTGCGCTGGCGGCTGACGCCGGAACGGCTCACCGAGCTTACGCGGCTGCAGGATACCCTGCTCGATCGCGGCGCGGGGCTGGTCAAGCCGGGCGGACAGCTGGTCTACATGACCTGCTCGCTGCTGCCCGAGGAAGGCGAGGACCGGATCGCGGCCTTTCTCGAGCGCCATCCGGACTTTGCGCCAGCCGCCTATTCGGCGTGCTGGCCGGCCACGGAAGGCGGCCCGCCCGCCAGCCTGTCGGCGTCGCCTGACTATCTCGTCCTCAGTCCCGCAACCCATGATACCGACGGCTTTTTCGTTGCCGTCCTCCAACGCTCGCCATAG
- the guaA gene encoding glutamine-hydrolyzing GMP synthase: MSEHVLIVDFGSQVTQLIARRVREAGVYCEVVPFNKVDGMIDDFDPRGIILSGGPASVIEADTPRIPQKVLDRGVPIFGICYGEQALCAQLGGSVEKADHREFGRAWLDVKENCALFDGVWAPGERHQVWMSHGDRVDSIPEGFRIVAVSDNAPFAAIADEARRIYAVQFHPEVIHTPDGGKLLKNFVLNIAGCRAEWSMAAFRETKIAEIRAQVGQGKVICGLSGGVDSSVLAVLLHEAIGDQLTCVFVDHGMLRADEAEQVVSLFRGHYNIPLVHVDAGKLFLGKLAGVSDPEQKRKIIGATFIDVFEAEARKVGDAKFLAQGTLYPDVIESVSYSGGPSVTIKSHHNVGGLPARMNMALVEPLRELFKDEVRVLGRELGLPETLVDRHPFPGPGLAIRIPGTIEEDRIAILQKADRIYLEEIRRAGLYDAIWQAFVVLLPVRTVGVMGDERTYEYVCALRAVTSTDGMTADYYPFDHDFLGRVSSRIINEVRGINRVVYDVTSKPPGTIEWE; encoded by the coding sequence ATGTCTGAACACGTGCTCATCGTCGATTTCGGCTCCCAGGTGACGCAGTTGATCGCCCGCCGGGTGCGCGAGGCCGGCGTCTATTGCGAGGTCGTGCCGTTCAACAAGGTCGACGGCATGATCGACGATTTCGATCCCAGGGGAATCATCCTGTCCGGCGGCCCCGCCAGCGTGATCGAGGCCGACACGCCGCGCATTCCGCAGAAGGTGCTGGACCGGGGCGTGCCGATCTTCGGCATCTGCTATGGCGAGCAGGCGCTGTGCGCCCAGCTCGGCGGCTCGGTCGAGAAGGCCGACCACAGGGAATTCGGCCGCGCCTGGCTCGACGTGAAGGAGAACTGCGCGCTGTTCGACGGCGTCTGGGCGCCGGGCGAGCGCCACCAGGTGTGGATGAGCCACGGCGACCGGGTCGATTCCATCCCCGAGGGTTTCCGGATCGTCGCCGTCAGCGACAATGCACCCTTCGCCGCCATCGCCGACGAGGCGCGCCGCATCTACGCCGTGCAGTTCCACCCGGAAGTGATCCACACGCCCGATGGCGGCAAACTGCTCAAGAACTTCGTGCTGAACATCGCCGGTTGCCGGGCCGAATGGTCGATGGCCGCGTTCCGCGAGACCAAGATCGCCGAGATCCGCGCCCAGGTGGGGCAGGGAAAGGTGATCTGCGGCCTGTCGGGCGGCGTCGACAGTTCGGTGCTGGCCGTGCTGCTGCACGAGGCCATCGGCGATCAGCTCACCTGTGTGTTCGTCGACCACGGCATGCTGCGCGCCGACGAGGCCGAGCAGGTGGTGAGCCTGTTCCGCGGCCATTACAACATCCCGCTGGTGCATGTGGACGCCGGCAAGCTGTTCCTGGGCAAGCTGGCGGGCGTGTCCGACCCGGAACAGAAGCGCAAGATCATCGGCGCCACCTTCATCGACGTGTTCGAGGCCGAGGCGCGCAAGGTGGGCGACGCGAAGTTCCTCGCCCAGGGCACGCTCTATCCCGACGTGATCGAAAGCGTGTCCTATAGCGGCGGCCCCAGCGTGACCATCAAGTCCCACCACAATGTGGGCGGCCTGCCGGCGCGCATGAACATGGCGCTGGTCGAGCCGCTGCGCGAGCTGTTCAAGGACGAGGTGCGGGTGCTGGGCCGGGAACTGGGCCTGCCCGAGACGCTGGTCGACCGCCACCCGTTCCCCGGCCCGGGCCTCGCCATCCGCATTCCCGGCACGATCGAGGAAGACCGGATCGCCATCCTGCAGAAGGCCGACAGGATCTATCTGGAAGAAATCCGCCGCGCCGGCCTCTACGACGCCATCTGGCAAGCCTTCGTCGTGCTGCTGCCCGTGCGCACCGTGGGCGTGATGGGCGACGAGCGGACCTATGAATATGTCTGCGCCCTGCGGGCGGTGACCTCGACCGACGGCATGACGGCGGATTATTACCCGTTCGACCACGACTTCCTGGGCCGGGTGTCCAGCCGCATCATCAACGAGGTACGGGGCATCAACCGGGTGGTCTACGACGTGACGTCGAAGCCGCCGGGGACGATCGAGTGGGAGTGA
- a CDS encoding DUF3883 domain-containing protein, protein MAADWTDEENDAIVADYFSMLADDLVGRSYSKAEHNRLLQAATGRARGSIEFKHRNISAVLQALGETWIPGYKPAFNFQSSLVDVVNRWLDRHPDWLVPIARLGEGVAPAVFAEEAILWIGPPPTQTNRPPPAELEQMAAIARKYDVAERDARNRVLGSAGEERVLAHEHANLRAAGRTDLANRVRWTSHVDGDGAGYDIESFEPDGDKRLIEVKTTNGWERTPFHITRNELEVADAQCEDWRLMRLWNFSREPRAFELRPPLRAHVSLIATNFQAMIL, encoded by the coding sequence ATGGCCGCCGACTGGACCGATGAAGAGAATGATGCCATCGTCGCTGATTACTTCTCCATGTTGGCCGACGACCTAGTAGGGCGATCCTATAGCAAGGCCGAACATAATCGGTTGTTGCAAGCGGCAACTGGCCGCGCCCGAGGCTCCATCGAATTCAAGCACCGGAACATCAGCGCCGTACTACAGGCCCTCGGCGAAACGTGGATACCCGGTTACAAACCGGCCTTCAATTTTCAATCCTCTCTGGTAGATGTGGTGAACCGCTGGCTCGACCGGCATCCCGACTGGCTGGTGCCTATTGCGCGGCTCGGCGAAGGCGTTGCACCGGCCGTATTTGCCGAAGAGGCGATCCTTTGGATCGGCCCACCGCCAACACAAACTAACCGACCCCCTCCAGCCGAACTGGAACAGATGGCCGCCATCGCGCGAAAATATGACGTGGCGGAACGTGACGCACGCAACCGGGTGCTCGGGTCAGCCGGCGAGGAGCGTGTTCTCGCTCATGAGCACGCAAATTTGCGCGCCGCTGGGCGAACCGATCTTGCAAACCGCGTTCGTTGGACATCCCATGTGGACGGTGATGGTGCTGGCTATGACATCGAAAGCTTCGAACCTGACGGCGACAAACGGCTGATCGAAGTGAAGACAACGAATGGCTGGGAACGTACGCCGTTTCACATCACGCGCAACGAACTGGAGGTTGCCGATGCCCAATGCGAGGATTGGCGTCTGATGCGTTTGTGGAATTTTTCCAGGGAACCGCGCGCGTTCGAATTGCGTCCGCCGCTGAGAGCCCATGTCTCCCTGATCGCGACCAATTTTCAGGCTATGATTCTGTAA
- a CDS encoding glutathione S-transferase, which translates to MPDYEFYYWSLPFRGQFVRAVLAFAGKTWTEAGDAAIAALKDGPIEQMPVPFMGPPLLVDTKADVAIAQMPAIILYLGETLELMPAAPALRALTIKIVCDANDVLDELTLGDGRQMWTAERWRTFVPRLKKWMSFWEETGRRHGLQPGSGVLLGGTAPGIADVVTATLWPIMADRFPAIGAILAETAPLTAALSRRIAGLPPLARLSETAKEEYGDAWCGGQIEASLRKVLKACIPAALGP; encoded by the coding sequence ATGCCCGACTATGAGTTCTACTACTGGTCCTTGCCGTTTCGCGGCCAGTTCGTGCGCGCCGTACTGGCCTTCGCCGGCAAGACGTGGACGGAAGCCGGCGATGCGGCGATCGCGGCGCTGAAGGATGGGCCGATAGAGCAGATGCCGGTGCCGTTCATGGGCCCGCCCCTGCTGGTCGACACCAAGGCCGATGTCGCCATCGCCCAGATGCCCGCCATCATCCTCTATCTGGGCGAGACGCTGGAGCTGATGCCGGCCGCCCCGGCCCTGCGCGCTTTGACCATCAAGATCGTGTGCGACGCCAACGACGTGCTCGATGAACTCACGCTCGGCGATGGCCGCCAGATGTGGACGGCAGAACGCTGGCGGACCTTCGTCCCTCGCCTGAAGAAGTGGATGAGTTTCTGGGAAGAAACCGGCCGCCGCCATGGCCTGCAGCCTGGCTCAGGTGTCCTGCTCGGCGGCACGGCGCCGGGCATCGCCGACGTGGTGACCGCCACCCTCTGGCCGATTATGGCGGACCGCTTCCCGGCAATCGGGGCGATCCTCGCCGAAACCGCGCCCCTGACCGCCGCCCTGTCGCGCCGGATCGCCGGCCTGCCGCCGCTCGCCAGGTTGTCGGAGACGGCGAAGGAGGAATACGGCGACGCCTGGTGCGGCGGCCAGATCGAGGCGTCTCTGCGGAAGGTACTTAAGGCCTGCATTCCAGCAGCACTTGGCCCATAG
- a CDS encoding alkylphosphonate utilization protein, with the protein MADGDEYVYDEATGEWRPASEMAVAAAEDEIQVRDAAGTILADGDSVTLIKDLKVKGAGTTLKQGTVIRSIRLTGDPDEIDCRFDGIKGLVLRTEFVRKR; encoded by the coding sequence ATGGCCGACGGCGACGAGTATGTGTACGACGAGGCGACGGGCGAGTGGCGGCCAGCCAGCGAGATGGCTGTGGCCGCCGCCGAAGACGAGATCCAGGTCCGCGACGCGGCGGGCACCATCCTGGCCGACGGCGACTCGGTTACCCTGATCAAGGACCTGAAGGTGAAGGGCGCCGGCACCACGCTGAAGCAGGGCACGGTGATCCGCTCGATCCGGCTGACCGGCGACCCCGACGAGATCGATTGCCGATTTGACGGGATCAAGGGCCTCGTCCTGCGCACCGAGTTCGTCCGCAAGCGCTGA
- a CDS encoding alpha/beta hydrolase: protein MPVITTSDGAEIFYKDWGSGQPIVFSHGWPLSADDWDAQMLFFAGKGFRVIAHDRRGHGRSSQVADGHDMDHYADDLATLTAHLDLKDAVHVGHSTGGGEVVHYIARHGESRVAKAAILAAVPPLMVKTEANPGGLPKEVFDGLQAQLAANRAQFYYDLPAGPFYGYNRPGAKPSQGIIWNWWRQGMMGGAKAHYDGIVAFSQTDFTEDLKQITVPVLVMHGDDDQIVPYADSAPLSAKLLRNGILKTYPGFPHGMPTTEAETINADLLAFIKG, encoded by the coding sequence ATGCCTGTAATCACCACAAGCGACGGCGCCGAGATTTTCTACAAGGACTGGGGCAGCGGACAGCCCATCGTATTCAGTCACGGCTGGCCATTGTCGGCCGACGACTGGGACGCTCAGATGTTGTTCTTTGCCGGCAAGGGCTTTCGCGTGATCGCCCATGACCGGCGCGGCCATGGCCGCTCCAGCCAGGTGGCCGACGGCCACGACATGGATCATTACGCCGACGACCTTGCCACGCTGACCGCCCATCTCGACCTGAAGGACGCGGTGCATGTGGGCCATTCCACCGGCGGCGGCGAGGTGGTGCACTACATTGCCCGCCACGGCGAAAGCCGGGTGGCCAAAGCCGCGATCCTGGCCGCGGTGCCGCCGCTGATGGTCAAGACCGAGGCCAATCCGGGCGGGCTGCCCAAGGAGGTTTTCGACGGCCTGCAGGCGCAGCTTGCCGCCAATCGCGCCCAGTTCTACTACGACCTGCCCGCCGGTCCGTTCTATGGCTACAACCGGCCCGGCGCAAAGCCGTCACAGGGGATTATCTGGAACTGGTGGCGCCAGGGCATGATGGGCGGCGCCAAGGCGCATTACGACGGGATCGTCGCCTTTTCCCAGACCGATTTCACCGAGGACCTGAAGCAGATCACCGTGCCGGTGCTGGTGATGCACGGCGACGACGACCAGATCGTGCCCTATGCGGATTCGGCGCCGCTGTCGGCCAAGCTGCTGCGCAACGGTATCCTGAAGACCTATCCCGGCTTTCCGCACGGCATGCCGACAACCGAGGCCGAGACCATCAACGCCGACCTGCTGGCGTTCATCAAGGGCTGA